The sequence TGGCGACACCGGTGGCGGCCAGCAGGATAGCAACCCACTGGGGAAGCGTTAGACGTTCCTTCAGCACGATCATTCCCAGGGCGACATTTAATAGAGGATTTATATAGTAACCGAGACTGGCTTCTATGACGTAGTCGTGGTTTACAGCCCAGATGTAGATAAACCAGTTGCCGCTGATCAGGACAGAGGCAAGCAGGAGGGCGAGCAAAACTTTCCTGTGTACAAACAGGCTTTTGAACTCGTTCGAACGACCGGATACGGCCACAATTAGCATAACAAAGACAAATGACCAAACAATGCGATGGGACAGAATTTCATCGGAGGGTATCATTTGCAGCAGCTTCCAGAACAAAGGCAGTACGCCCCACAGGAGATAAGCGCCAACCGCAAACCAAATGCCTTTAAGAAGCTCATTGTTCATAATGTCCGCATCCTCATTTCTATTTTTTCAATACAAGAATCATACCATGGAATACATACAAGGGAACATGGGGTTATACTCCAAAGAAAATATTCTGATGTTGAAGAATGTCGAAAGATCAAATATAATTTTAAAAAGGGAAAAAGACCCAAAAAGGAACGGGTGATAGAATGCTGCTATCAAAAATTAAAGACATTGGCAAAGTATCCGCTCTGATAAAGAAACAACCGCAACAAGCCAATTCTAATAATGAGGACGGAACGGAAGCGGAAGAGATTAATGCCCATCTGTTGACAGATGCCATCGCCATGAAATGCTTTGAATCTTTCATGGAACTGTTGGAATCCCGTCGCGAAATCAGCATTCAATTGAAAACGACGGAAGAACAATTGTACGATTCCGAAGAAAAATTCAGGAATTTAACCAACGAAAAAGAATTCCTGGAAGAAAAAATTGAAAACAAAGAATTGGAGATTGGTCGGCTCCAGGAGCAATTGGCGACCAGCAAACTCCGAATCGACGAACTGACGGACGAATTCCAGGAGTTCCGGGATGAAAGCTCTTCCAAGTATCAGCAACTGCAGAATGTCCTAAGGGAACAGGAACTGGCCAACAAACAATTGATGGTCGATTTGAACCGCACCCGATCAGAGAGCCAACACAAGATTGAACAATTGGAAGCCAAACTGCGTGAAGAACGGACCAAGTTCACCCACCTGCTTGAACAATATGAACAGGTTGTCAAAGAAAACGCCAGCCTGATTGAAACGATCAATGACTTTGCACAAAGAGCAGCAGCCTTTTCACACTTCCCACTGGAAGCCCAAAAGTTGGTCAAAGATAAAAATTCAAATGTTCCGGAACTGAAGTCATTCAAATAGCCGGCAAAAAATAAACTCTTCGGAGGGGCTGTCCCATAAGTAGATAAAAATCTACTGAGGAACAGCCCTTTTGGTTGTTCTTTTGCTCTGTGTTTAAACTGCCCTCAGATTCATCCGGTCCATCAAATAATCTGCCGTTCTAGCAGCAAGAGCCTTGACCGTCTCGGTCGGATTGCCTCCTCCTGATGTCACAAACACACTCGCACTGCGGAGTGGGGCCTGTATTCCTTTTATTCAGCCGACCTTGTTGAAAAGTGGCAGCTTCCTTACCATGTAACTGTTCGGTTTCTCGGTGTTCGGAGCTGATTTTTCCAACCTGTTCTTAATGCCCATTAAGTAAAAAAGCAAAGAAAAACAAAGAAACAGACCTGTATTCCCGTGCTTAATGTACCAGTTATAAGAATTTGTTTAAGTTTATTTTGGATATGCTATTGAGATCATAATTATCACATGATATTATAGCTTTTGTCGCGATGGGCAGGACGCCCTGGTGCGAACCTGCAGGCCCGGCGCCGATGGTACATGCGCAGGAGCCAAGGGAGAGTAGGTCGTCACTTCCACCATGTGCCAGCGTAGATCAGCAGGTAGAGCAACTGACTTGTAATCAGTAGGTCACGGGTTCGATTCCCATCACTCACCCCATAAGCGGTCGTGGCGGAATTGGCAGACGCGCAAGATTCAGGTTCTTGTGGGTGCAAGCCCGTGGAGGTTCAAGTCCTTTCGACCGCACCAAAAATTAGAAACGCCGGAGTGATGGAATTGGCATACGTGCACGACTCAAAATCGTGATTTTGTGGGTTCGAGTCCCACCTCCGGCACCAATTCACAATCTGAGGCTTACACTTAACGTAACCAAGCGTGTATTCCAAGACTATGTTGTGACCGAACGGAATGTAGCGCAGCTTGGTAGCGCGCACGCTTCGGGAGCGTGAGGTCCAGGGTTCAAATCCCTGCATTCCGACCAGTTTGGCTCGGTAGCTCAGTCGGTAGAGCAGAGGACTGAAAATCCTCGTGTCGGCGGTTCGATTCCGTCCCGAGCCACCAGATATGGCGCCATAGCCAAGCGGTAAGGCAGAGGTCTGCAAAACCTTTATTCCCCGGTTCAAATCCGGGTGGCGCCTCCAGAAAGAGTCTATAGCTCAGAGGATAGAGCACTGGTCTCCTGGAAAAAATCAGCATTACATTCCCTTAAAAACAAACCCTTCAGGTTTCGGACATAAACAGGAGGAGTTGCGGAATCTTTAATTATATGATATAGTGTTATATCACCGCAAAAAAAACCTCCATTATGGTCTCCAGTTCCTTAAACATTCCCAAAACGAATAGTCAGAACGTTATTGTTTTAACACTGGAGCGGCTTGAGAGCCGCAAGTAGGCAAGAGAGGCAGGGCTTGCTCTGTTCTGGAAGTATATTCAAATACTGTGAGCCAACGCAAAGATAGTATCCGCCTCAAATCAGGCAGATACTATCTTTTTATTTTAGCGTGCAGCCGTTCGATTCTTTTTCGGTAGGTTGCCAGTTCCGTTTGGGAGCTGGTTCGAAGCAGGCTTCTTTTAAGTTTCCAGGTCTCGTAAGCCTGAAGAGTATAATGGAGCGCTTTCTCGTAGTCCTTGACTTGGTGTTCGTAGATTTTGGCAACTTCGATAGAAATCTCTTCCGGAATGCGATCTGATTCGTTAATGAATTCTTCCCACGCTTCCAAAGCCTTGTCCCAATCCTTCAATCGCTTGTATTGATGACCCAGAGCGATTTTGGCATTCCCTCTAAGAGGGTGTTGACTGTCGGCAATAGTTCGATATCTCTGCAGGGCGAGTTCATCTTCCCCCAACATTTCGTACCAGCGGGCAATCTCAAAACGTTCCTCATGGGTAACCGCCTCATTGTCATGTTCCAGCAGGAGTTTCGAGATATGGATATACAAAGTGATCAGCGACAGGACGTCCATTTCGTTGTGGTGCAAGACTCCTTGAACCACTTCAGGATCTCTGCTCTTAAGATAGTCAAAGTACAGAATCGGTGCCATGTATCCAGGAACATCACCATGTCGTTGGATGCCCAATTTTTCCAGTTCGATAATGGACAACCGGCAGGACTCCAATTCCCGTTTCCACAGCCTTCTCGCTCCATGCAACAGGTCGTAGTGGCCAAAAGCAGGAAGGTGGGGGACAGAGTCCCGGAGCAGTGTATGCCTTGTTCGAACCTGCGGCCAATCAAAAGCTTTGCCATTAAACGTGACAAGATGCTTCGACTCTTTCACATCTGTCAGAAAGGATTGATAGAGAGTAGCCTCGGCATGAGGAGCCGCCAGAAAATGCTGCCGAACTACGACTGAATCCTCTTCAATGCGACTATAACCCAAGAGGAAGACGGTGTTTCCCACACCTCCGTGCAATCCTGTTGTCTCCGTATCGAAAAACAGCAGTTCTTCTGAATTTCGCTGTGCAGAAGACAAAGGGTGACTTGCACCTGATTGCTTCCATGCATCCATTACTTCATGCAGTTGATGGAAGGTATATCTCCCATGCCGCCGGGTAATCGGATACCGAACTTCCCTTACCATTACATATTCATCTTCGGATCCATAGGGACTCGCCTGCAGGTCGGCCCACTTTTCGAGAAAAGGAACTTCAACAGATAATTGGATAGGGGATATCGGCAGTTCTGAAGTCAGGTGGGACCTGAACCGGTTCAATTTGTCCCTAAGAGACATAGGGGCTCACTCCCTGAGCGACTCTCAGCAAGGATAGCGCCAATTCTTTGCCGTCTTCTTCCGATGTCCCGATACAGGAGGGGCATCCGGATTCACAAGGACAGGAACTGATGACGCCCTCCGCTTGTGTGAGGATGGTCTCCATTTCTTTGAAAACTTGCTCGCTCAACCCAATTCCTCCAGGATAGCGATCGTATAAAAAAATGGTCGGCTGCCCCGAGTGAACCGCCTTCCGTTGCGGCACCACGTGCAAATCCATGGGATCACACATCACAAACAGGGGAGCGACATGGCGGAGAACGTGAGCCAGCCCGACCAATCCCCGTTCCACTTCTTCTTTCCCAATGGAGTCGAACAGTTCCTCGGGGAAACTGATCCAAGCGGCGTTGGTATGCAGTTCTTCTTCCGGGAGATGAATGGGACCGGAACCGATGTTTTCATGGGTTTCAAATTTGATTTTCTTGAAAATCGTAGCCATGGCGTGAACCGACACCTCACCATAAGCAAATTCCGTCTGCTGGAAGCGGCGGTTCTCATCTTCCGTCAAAACTTTCAGTTGCACCGCCAGGTTGGCGTCCGTATAGTAGTCGACCTGCACTTCGCGCACATAGGCTTTCTTTTCCTCATAATCCAGCTTTTCCACCTGGTATTGGATGCCCTGGTGCAGGTAGATCGCTTCCTCATGCAGCAGGGTGAGGGAACTGAACCGGTCCATTTCCCCGATGACTCTTTCATTTCCGCGCTCGGTGATATCAATAATGACCACATTCTCCTGGGATGCGGATCGAAGACTGATGTTGTGGGCAGGGAAGGAGTCATTCATCCAAAACCATTTGCCCTTGGAATGGTGCAGAATCTGTTCTTCCGTAAGGAACTCCAGAATCTCCGTAATTTCAGCCTTGCCGAACCGATCCCCTTGTTTAAAAGGCAATTCATAGGCAGCACACTTGATGTGATCAACCAGTATAATCAGATTGTCCGGATTGATCCGGGCGGATTCGGGGCTCCGGTCAAAGAAGTATTCCGGGTGCTGAATAACATATTGGTCCAATGGGGAGGAGCTTCCTACGAGCACGACAACCGATTCTCCTTGACGCCGGCCGGCACGCCCTGCTTGCTGCCACGTACTGGCTACGGAACCGGGGTAACCGGTGATCACGCAAGCCTGGAGCTGCCCGATATCCACACCCAATTCAAGCGCATTGGTGCTTACAACCCCCATGATGTCACCTCGCCGCAAGCCACGTTCAATCTCTCTGCGCTGGCTGGGAAGATAACCGCCTCGATACCCCTGAATGGTTTTGGGTCCCAGTTTCTTCTTGATCGTTTCCTGCAGATACTTTAAGAGTATTTCTACACGAATGCGGCTGCGGGCAAACAGAATGGTTTGGATTCCATTGGATAGGAACCTCTCCGTTAGATCCCGCGCCTCCAGGGTGGCACTTCGCCGAATGTTCAGTTGTTTATTGACCACCGGCGGATTATAGAAGATAAAATGTTTCTTTCCGGTGGGAGCTCCGTTGTTATTGACCAGTTCCACAGGTTCTTCCGTCAATTGTTCCGCCAGTTCCTTTGGATTGGCGATGGTTGCCGAAGTGCAAATAAATTGCGGCCGGCTTCCGTAGAATGCACAGATCCTTTTCAACCGGCGGATGACATTCGCCACATGGCTTCCAAACACGCCGCGATAGGTATGAAGTTCGTCGATCACTATGTATTTCAGATGTTCAAAGAAAGAGACCCATTTGGTGTGATGGGGGAGGATCGCCGAGTGAAGCATATCCGGGTTGGTGATCACGATATTGCCGGCTTTCCGTATCATCTGACGGATGTTGGCGGGAGTATCCCCATCATAGGTTTCCGACTTGATGGGAAGCCCCATATCGGTTATGAGCTCGATCAATTCACTTTTCTGATCCTGCGCCAGCGCTTTGGTCGGAAACAGGTAAAGGGCCCGTGCCTGCGGATCTTCCGACAATGTTTGCAGAACCGGCAGATGATAGCACATGCTTTTGCCCGAAGCGGTGGGAGTTACCGCCACAATATTCCTGCCATCCCAAATATGGCGAAAGGATGTTTCCTGGTGAGTATATAAAGAGTTGATTCCCCGTTTGACGAGAGCGTCCCGAATACGCTCGTCCATTTCGGAAGGGAAGGGGACTGTCCGGGCTTCGCGGGGTGGAATCGTTGC is a genomic window of Effusibacillus lacus containing:
- a CDS encoding ribonuclease H-like domain-containing protein, producing the protein MSLRDKLNRFRSHLTSELPISPIQLSVEVPFLEKWADLQASPYGSEDEYVMVREVRYPITRRHGRYTFHQLHEVMDAWKQSGASHPLSSAQRNSEELLFFDTETTGLHGGVGNTVFLLGYSRIEEDSVVVRQHFLAAPHAEATLYQSFLTDVKESKHLVTFNGKAFDWPQVRTRHTLLRDSVPHLPAFGHYDLLHGARRLWKRELESCRLSIIELEKLGIQRHGDVPGYMAPILYFDYLKSRDPEVVQGVLHHNEMDVLSLITLYIHISKLLLEHDNEAVTHEERFEIARWYEMLGEDELALQRYRTIADSQHPLRGNAKIALGHQYKRLKDWDKALEAWEEFINESDRIPEEISIEVAKIYEHQVKDYEKALHYTLQAYETWKLKRSLLRTSSQTELATYRKRIERLHAKIKR
- a CDS encoding DEAD/DEAH box helicase; translation: MQVKLNMEQLLKQFQQEERIKQNIVHWATIPPREARTVPFPSEMDERIRDALVKRGINSLYTHQETSFRHIWDGRNIVAVTPTASGKSMCYHLPVLQTLSEDPQARALYLFPTKALAQDQKSELIELITDMGLPIKSETYDGDTPANIRQMIRKAGNIVITNPDMLHSAILPHHTKWVSFFEHLKYIVIDELHTYRGVFGSHVANVIRRLKRICAFYGSRPQFICTSATIANPKELAEQLTEEPVELVNNNGAPTGKKHFIFYNPPVVNKQLNIRRSATLEARDLTERFLSNGIQTILFARSRIRVEILLKYLQETIKKKLGPKTIQGYRGGYLPSQRREIERGLRRGDIMGVVSTNALELGVDIGQLQACVITGYPGSVASTWQQAGRAGRRQGESVVVLVGSSSPLDQYVIQHPEYFFDRSPESARINPDNLIILVDHIKCAAYELPFKQGDRFGKAEITEILEFLTEEQILHHSKGKWFWMNDSFPAHNISLRSASQENVVIIDITERGNERVIGEMDRFSSLTLLHEEAIYLHQGIQYQVEKLDYEEKKAYVREVQVDYYTDANLAVQLKVLTEDENRRFQQTEFAYGEVSVHAMATIFKKIKFETHENIGSGPIHLPEEELHTNAAWISFPEELFDSIGKEEVERGLVGLAHVLRHVAPLFVMCDPMDLHVVPQRKAVHSGQPTIFLYDRYPGGIGLSEQVFKEMETILTQAEGVISSCPCESGCPSCIGTSEEDGKELALSLLRVAQGVSPYVS